In Brassica rapa cultivar Chiifu-401-42 chromosome A06, CAAS_Brap_v3.01, whole genome shotgun sequence, a single window of DNA contains:
- the LOC103872662 gene encoding receptor-like protein 15 isoform X4 — MVIHSVPSLMMHTLADNFFRFAGYKSLRRLRKLEVLVLSSNVFNNSILPYLTSATSLTTLFLRGNQMDGSFPMKGLDFNFWEDVNCTTVHVLFSFLLLLSWGSFPELKDLTNLEFLDLSRNMFNGSIPAKELADLKKLKVLDLSGNEFSGSEFQGICELKNLEELDLSRNKLMGEFPICLTSLTRLRVLDLSSNQMTGEVPSAISSLTSLEYLSLFDNEFHGFFSLGWLSNLTKLRVLKLYSKSKSFQVESEGSWKLEFQLYVIALRSCNLGKLPHFLLHQIELRLVDLSNNRLHGLFPSWLMENNTNLEVLILQNNSFTNFQLPISAHKLLLLDASANELSQPFPENIGWILPNVRHLNLSKNSLQGNLPSSLGNMKNMYFLDLSRNGFYGKLPRSLTLGCYSLMFLKLSYNKLSGHIFPEPANLTSLIVLTLDNNQFEGKIGDGLQNSSSISVLDLSNNYLTGVIPSWIGNFSRLYMLLISNNLLEGRIPVSLFNITDISLLDLSANRLDGDIPPHLNSYSGFLFLQDNNLSGSIPDALLDNVSILDLRNNRLSGNIPEFVNTQNINILLLRGNKLTGHIPVQLCGFSTIQLLDLSNNRLNGAIPSCFSNISFGLWKEDEAYVFGNKISFGSIFSFGGLGLYWDFFSEEDLGMYYRSNKLMLDPFIVDYTADSEIKVQFAAKRRYDFYMGGTLGYMFGLDLSQNELSGEIPGELGDLDEIRALNLSHNHLSGVIPESFSKMKDLESLDLSFNILHGHPSQLTKLSSLAVFNVSYNNLSGIIPVKGKFSTFDETSYIGNPLLCGQPSNRSCNNDTLKETPADVGEDKEDTIDIVSFCWGLFAAYVTILLGILASLSFDSSWSRTWFSIVDAFIHKVKRLSVRF, encoded by the exons GGGTAACCAAATGGATGGTTCTTTTCCTATGAAAGGTTTGGATTTCAATTTCTGGGAAGATGTAAATTGTACAACAGTTCATGTTTTATTCTCTTTCTTATTACTACTCTCTTGGGGATCTTTTCCAGAACTTAAAGATCTGACAAACTTGGAATTTCTGGACCTGAGTAGAAACATGTTTAACGGCTCCATACCAGCAAAAG AGTTAGCTGACCTGAAAAAGTTAAAAGTTCTGGATCTAAGTGGTAATGAATTTTCTGGCTCAGAATTTCAAG GGATTTGCGAGTTAAAGAATCTGGAAGAGCTCGACCTCAGCCGAAACAAACTCATGGGTGAGTTTCCAATATGTTTAACCAGCTTGACTAGACTTCGAGTTCTTGATCTCTCATCTAACCAGATGACTGGGGAAGTGCCATCTGCCATCAGTAGCCTAACATCGCTTGAGTACTTATCGCTGTTCGATAACGAATTCCACGGCTTCTTCTCTTTGGGTTGGCTTTCTAACCTTACAAAGCTTAGGGTACTCAAGCTTTATTCCAAATCCAAATCATTCCAAGTAGAGTCAGAAGGTTCATGGAAGCTAGAGTTTCAGCTATATGTTATTGCACTACGGTCTTGTAACTTGGGAAAGCTTCCTCATTTTCTCCTACACCAGATAGAGTTACGTCTAGTTGACCTATCCAACAACAGACTTCATGGACTATTCCCTTCTTGGCTGATGGAGAACAATACAAATCTTGAAGTTCTGATTCTACAGAATAACTCGTTTACGAACTTCCAGCTACCTATATCTGCTCATAAACTGCTTCTTCTGGATGCCTCAGCTAATGAGTTAAGCCAACCTTTTCCTGAAAACATTGGGTGGATACTTCCTAATGTACGGCACCTTAACCTGTCAAAGAATAGTTTACAGGGGAATCTGCCATCTTCTCTAGGTAACATGAAAAATATGTACTTTTTGGATCTATCTCGCAATGGTTTCTACGGGAAGCTTCCAAGGAGTTTAACATTGGGTTGTTATTCATTGATGTTCCTTAAGCTTTCATACAACAAACTTAGCGGCCACATTTTTCCAGAGCCAGCAAACTTGACTTCCTTGATTGTCCTGACTTTGGATAACAACCAATTTGAGGGGAAGATTGGAGATGGCTTGCAGAACTCGAGTTCCATATCTGTGCTTGACTTGTCGAATAACTATCTCACTGGTGTTATTCCTAGTTGGATTGGCAACTTTTCCAGACTGTACATGCTCCTGATTTCAAACAATCTTTTAGAAGGTCGAATACCTGTTTCTTTGTTTAACATAACTGATATTTCTCTGTTGGACCTCTCTGCAAACAGATTGGATGGTGACATCCCTCCACACCTCAACTCTTACTCGGGATTCTTGTTCCTGCAAGATAATAATTTATCAGGGTCTATCCCAGACGCATTACTGGACAATGTCTCCATACTTGATCTAAGAAACAACAGATTGTCTGGTAATATCCCCGAGTTCGTCAACACCCAAAACATCAACATTCTTCTTCTGCGGGGCAATAAACTAACTGGTCATATTCCTGTCCAGCTGTGTGGCTTCAGCACCATTCAACTTTTGGATCTTTCCAACAACAGGTTAAATGGAGCCATACCTTCATGTTTTAGCAATATATCATTTGGTTTGTGGAAAGAAGATGAGGCGTATGTTTTTGGTAATAAAATAAGTTTCGGGTCTATTTTTTCCTTTGGTGGTTTGGGTTTGTACTGGGACTTCTTTTCCGAGGAAGATTTAGGCATGTATTATAGATCTAATAAGCTTATGCTAGATCCGTTTATTGTAGACTACACAGCAGACAGTGAGATAAAAGTTCAGTTTGCAGCAAAGAGGAGATATGATTTCTACATGGGTGGAACTCTTGGATATATGTTTGGACTGGATCTCTCTCAGAATGAGCTAAGTGGTGAGATCCCAGGAGAGCTTGGAGATCTAGATGAAATACGAGCACTGAATCTTTCTCACAATCATTTATCTGGTGTCATCCCAGAGAGTTTCTCCAAAATGAAGGATTTAGAAAGCCTAGATCTTTCCTTCAACATATTACACGGCCACCCGAGCCAGCTAACAAAGCTAAGCAGTCTTGCTGTCTTTAATGTCTCTTACAACAACTTATCAGGTATCATTCCAGTGAAAGGGAAGTTTAGCACCTTTGATGAAACCAGCTACATTGGTAATCCTCTTCTCTGTGGACAACCATCCAATAGAAGTTGTAATAATGACACTTTGAAAGAAACGCCAGCGGATGTTGGAGAAGACAAAGAAGATACGATTGACATTGTGTCTTTCTGCTGGGGCCTTTTTGCAGCCTATGTGACAATACTGCTAGGGATACTTGCTTCACTCTCTTTTGATTCTTCGTGGAGCCGAACTTGGTTTTCTATTGTTGATGCTTTCATCCATAAAGTGAAAAGACTTTCTGTCAGGTTCTAA
- the LOC103872664 gene encoding LOW QUALITY PROTEIN: receptor-like protein 15 (The sequence of the model RefSeq protein was modified relative to this genomic sequence to represent the inferred CDS: substituted 2 bases at 2 genomic stop codons), which yields MNRRVFLVQILMWVMIVMGQIHRYKSCVEKERKGLLELKTSLLLSGDNEDYIFETWSNDTVSDCCSWERVKCNRTTRRVIGLALHELSLIGLPLVINLSLLYPFEELQTLNLSKSWVEGFNASFLEGYESLRRLKKLEILVLSYNQFDSTVLPFLSSAKSLTTLFLRGNNMDGPFPAEELKYLTNLELLDLSRNRFDNSTPVQGLADLRKLKALDLSRNEFTGWGQLQGKFSQSLKTFNXEWCWXIQMFIYEFDNIGICELKNLQELDLSHNKLIGEFPLCLTRLTALRVLDLSSNQMSGKVPSAIGSIESLEYLSLFDNDFHGLFSLGSLANLSKLKVFKLSSISNSLQVVSEGSWKLEFQLHVIALRSCNLGKLPHFLLHQKELRLVDLSDNRLHGLFPSWLMENNTNLEVLLLQNNSFTNFQLPRSAHSLLLLDASANEFSQLFPDNIGWILPNLRHLNLSKNSLQGNLPSSLGNMRKMYFLDLSHNDLYGKLPRSLTMGCYSLMFLKLSDNKLSGNVFPEPTNLTSLQVLSLDNNQFSGRIGDGLLNSSSMSILDLSNNYLTGVIPSWIGNLYGLNTLLISNNHLEGQIPVSLIDISYLVLLDLSANRLSGDLPHRFSSDTRMLFLQDNNFSGTIPDTVLGNASILDLRNNRLSGNIPEFVSNQKIYILLLRGNNLTGSIPSQMCGLTNIQLLDLSDNRLNGSIPSCFSNISFSFPTLQHDGQEGYDNAGLIFVSSDIFGGMGLDEDFFSTEDLGKYYRSMLMLDPFTIDYMADSVIEVQFAAKLRYDSYIGLTLGFMFGLDLSLNELSGEIPAELGDLVDIRALNLSHNHLSGVLPQSFSNMEDLESLDLSFNILHGQIPSQLTKLSSLAVFNVSYNNLSGIIPQEGQLSTFDETSYFGNPLLCGQPSNRSCNNDTLKETHADVGEEEEDVIDIVSFYWSIIAAYVTILLGILASLSFDSSWSRTWFSVVDAFIHKVKSLIS from the exons ATGAATAGGAGAGTGTTTCTAGTTCAGATTCTGATGTGGGTGATGATAGTGATGGGGCAGATACATAGATACAAGAGCTGTGTTGAGAAAGAAAGGAAGGGTTTGTTGGAGCTCAAGACATCCCTGCTGCTCTCAGGGGACAATGAAGACTACATTTTTGAGACTTGGAGTAATGACACAGTGAGTGATTGTTGCAGTTGGGAGAGAGTTAAGTGTAATCGTACAACTAGACGGGTTATTGGCCTTGCCCTCCATGAACTTAGTTTAATAGGTTTACCTCTTGTAATAAATCTTTCCTTGCTGTATCCCTTTGAAGAGCTTCAAACTCTGAACTTATCTAAGAGCTGGGTTGAAGGATTCAATGCCTCGTTCCTGGAAG GTTATGAAAGTCTAAGGAGATTAAAAAAACTAGAGATACTGGTTCTCTCTTACAATCAATTTGATAGCACGGTTTTACCTTTTCTCAGCTCCGCAAAATCACTTACAACTTTGTTTCTTCGTGGTAACAACATGGATGGTCCCTTTCCTGCTGAAG AACTTAAATATCTGACAAACTTGGAGCTGTTGGACCTGAGTAGAAACAGATTTGACAACTCCACACCTGTACAAG GTTTAGCTGACCTGAGAAAGTTGAAAGCTCTGGATCTAAGTCGTAACGAATTTACAGGCTGGGGGCAATTGCAAGGCAAGTTTAGTCAAAGCCTTAAGACGTTCAATTAAGAATGGTGCTGGTGAATCCAAATGTTCATATATGAATTTGATAATATAGGGATTTGCGAGTTGAAGAATCTGCAAGAGCTGGACCTCAGCCATAACAAACTCATAGGTGAGTTTCCATTATGCTTAACCAGATTGACTGCACTACGAGTTCTTGATCTCTCATCAAACCAAATGAGTGGGAAGGTACCCTCTGCTATTGGTAGCATTGAATCCCTTGAGTACTTATCGTTGTTTGATAACGACTTCCATGGTTTATTCTCATTGGGTTCGCTTGCCAACCTTTCAAAGCTTAAGGTATTCAAGCTTTCTTCAATATCCAACTCACTCCAAGTGGTGTCAGAAGGTTCATGGAAGCTAGAATTTCAGTTACATGTTATTGCACTAAGGTCTTGCAACTTGGGTAAGCTTCCTCATTTTCTCCTACACCAGAAGGAGTTACGTCTGGTTGATCTCTCTGACAACAGACTTCATGGACTATTCCCTTCTTGGCTAATGGAGAACAATACAAACCTCGAAGTTTTGCTTCTACAGAATAACTCATTTACGAACTTTCAGCTACCCAGATCTGCTCATAGTCTCCTCTTGCTGGATGCGTCAGCTAATGAGTTTAGTCAACTCTTTCCCGATAATATTGGGTGGATACTTCCTAACCTACGGCACCTTAACTTGTCAAAGAATAGTTTACAAGGGAATCTGCCATCTTCTCTAGGTAACATGAGAAAGATGTACTTCTTAGATCTCTCTCACAATGATCTCTACGGAAAGTTACCAAGGAGTTTAACTATGGGTTGTTATTCTTTGATGTTTCTTAAGCTTTCTGACAACAAACTTAGCGGCAACGTTTTTCCAGAGCCAACAAATTTGACTTCCTTGCAGGTATTGTCTTTGGATAATAACCAGTTTTCAGGGAGGATTGGAGATGGTTTGCTGAACTCGAGTTCCATGTCTATTCTTGACTTGTCGAATAACTATCTCACTGGTGTTATTCCTAGTTGGATTGGCAACTTGTATGGCCTGAACACACTCCTGATTTCAAACAATCACCTAGAAGGTCAAATACCTGTTTCTTTGATTGACATATCCTATCTTGTGTTGTTGGACCTCTCTGCAAACAGATTATCTGGTGACCTACCTCACCGCTTCAGCTCTGATACAAGAATGCTGTTCCTGCAGGATAATAATTTCTCAGGGACTATCCCAGACACAGTACTGGGAAATGCCTCCATACTTGATCTAAGAAACAACAGATTGTCCGGGAATATCCCAGAGTTCGTCAGCAACCAAAAGATCTATATTCTTCTTTTGCGGGGGAATAACTTAACAGGCTCTATTCCTTCCCAGATGTGTGGCTTAACCAACATCCAACTTCTGGACCTTTCTGACAACAGGCTGAATGGATCTATACCCTCATGTTTTAGCAATATATCATTTAGTTTCCCTACGCTACAACACGATGGGCAAGAGGGTTATGATAATGCTGGATTGATCTTCGTGTCTAGTGATATCTTTGGTGGCATGGGTCTAGATGAGGACTTCTTCTCCACGGAAGATTTAGGCAAGTATTATAGATCTATGCTTATGTTAGATCCTTTTACTATAGACTACATGGCAGACAGTGTGATCGAAGTTCAGTTTGCAGCAAAGCTAAGATATGATTCCTACATAGGTTTAACTCTTGGATTTATGTTTGGACTGGATCTCTCTCTGAATGAGCTGAGTGGTGAGATCCCAGCAGAGCTTGGAGATCTTGTTGATATACGAGCACTGAATCTTTCTCACAATCATTTATCTGGTGTCCTCCCACAAAGTTTCTCCAATATGGAGGATTTAGAAAGCCTTGATCTTTCCTTCAACATCTTACATGGCCAAATCCCGAGCCAGCTTACAAAGCTAAGCAGTCTTGCTGTGTTTAATGTCTCTTATAACAACTTATCAGGTATCATTCCACAGGAAGGGCAGTTGAGTACCTTTGATGAAACCAGCTACTTTGGTAATCCTCTTCTCTGTGGACAACCCTCCAACAGAAGTTGTAATAATGACACACTGAAAGAAACGCATGCGGATgttggagaagaggaagaagatgtgATTGACATTGTATCTTTCTATTGGAGCATTATTGCAGCCTATGTGACAATACTGCTAGGGATACTTGCTTCACTCTCTTTTGATTCTTCGTGGAGCCGAACATGGTTTTCTGTTGTTGATGCTTTCATCCATAAAGTGAAAAGTCTGATATCATAG
- the LOC103872661 gene encoding tip elongation aberrant protein 1 isoform X2: MLRYNGTYYIESFSKQIWTQPIISGTPPPPRDSHTCTTVGDNLLVFGGTDGTKPLNDLYILDTSSHTWKCQSVRGEGPEAREGHSATLVGKRLFVFGGCGKSSDINDEIYYNDLYVLNTETYVWKRAVTIGNPPSARDSHTCSSWKNKIVVIGGEDGHDYYLSDVHILDTDTFMWKELNTSGQLLTPRAGHVTVSLGRNLYVFGGFTDAQNLYDDLYVLDVETGVWSKVLTMGEGPSARFSSAGACLDPHKAGFLVFVGGCNKSLEALDDMFYLHTGLGYDARLDQSVGSMSLKKQLKLKCQEQSHANPLYDNSLVRINMDHQGRGNFGMNTGQFDQGKMMFHARVTETFPVGYSIETMIDGKVLRGVLFSTKQSSVLPTDQSFSRKRPAMSNGDQANTSKVPRTLSNDQIGATEAKDPPSNGVDGGIGLINHLDVNINTVAAAPQLDMGTVNAAPSSVAQTDEASLESRNAVSIDVEATKTGPGET; the protein is encoded by the exons ATGTTGCGCTATAATGGAACATATTATATTGAAagctttt CAAAGCAGATATGGACTCAACCAATAATCAGTGGAACACCTCCTCCTCCTAGGGACAGTCACACCTGTACAACAGTCGGCGACAACCTTTTGGTGTTTGGTGGTACTGATGGAACTAAACCTCTCAATGATCTGTACATTCTAGACACTT CTTCACATACTTGGAAGTGTCAGAGTGTTAGGGGAGAGGGACCTGAGGCAAGAGAAGGTCATAGCGCCACTCTCGTTGGGAAAAGGCTTTTTGTATTTGGTGGCTGTGGGAAATCTTCTGATATTAATGACGAAATCTATTACAATGACCTATACGTACTTAATACAG AGACTTATGTGTGGAAACGGGCTGTTACTATTGGGAATCCTCCATCTGCGAGAGATAGCCACACTTGCTCCTCGTGGAAGAACAAAATCGTTGTTATAGGTGGTGAAGATGGACATGACTATTATCTCTCTGATGTTCATATCCTTGATACAG ATACATTCATGTGGAAGGAGCTGAATACCTCAGGCCAGTTGTTGACACCTCGAGCTGGTCATGTTACTGTTTCGCTTGGGAGAAACTTGTATGTGTTTGGAGGGTTTACAGATGCTCAGAATCTTTACGATGATCTCTATGTGCTTGATGTTG AGACGGGTGTGTGGTCAAAGGTTCTCACCATGGGAGAAGGACCATCTGCTAGGTTCTCTTCTGCAGGAGCTTGTTTAGATCCTCATAAAGCCGGATTTCTCGTCTTTGTTGGTGGCTGCAATAAAAGTCTCGAGGCACTGGATGACATGTTCTACTTACACACAG GACTTGGATATGATGCAAGGCTTGATCAGAGTGTAGGCAGCATGTCTCTAAAGAAGCAGCTGAAGCTGAAATGCCAAGAACAAAGTCATGCAAATCCCTTATACGATAACTCTCTTGTCAGAATCAATATGGATCATCAAG GAAGAGGGAACTTCGGTATGAACACTGGCCAATTTGATCAAGGAAAGATGATGTTTCACGCCAGGGTAACCGAGACTTTCCCAGTTGGTTACAGTATAGAAACAATGATAGATGGAAAAGTGCTTCGTGGCGTTTTGTTTTCAACTAAGCAGAGCTCCGTTCTGCCCACTGATCAAAGCTTTAGTAG AAAGAGGCCAGCTATGTCGAATGGTGATCAGGCTAACACATCAAAGGTTCCAAGAACTTTGAGCAATGATCAAATTGGTGCTACTGAAGCCAAAGATCCTCCATCAAACGGTGTGGACGGTGGTATTGGTCTCATCAACCATCTGGATGTTAACATAAACACTGTGGCCGCTGCACCTCAGCTCGATATG GGTACTGTGAATGCAGCTCCATCTTCAGTTGCTCAAACAGATGAAGCTTCTTTAGAATCTAGAAATGCGGTATCGATTGATGTGGAAGCTACTAAGACCGGACCTGGAGAGACATAG
- the LOC103872661 gene encoding rab9 effector protein with kelch motifs isoform X1, protein MRWERVRQQQVGLGESSCYGGPGKRWGHTCNAIKGGSFLYVFGGYGKDNCQTNQVHVFDSAKQIWTQPIISGTPPPPRDSHTCTTVGDNLLVFGGTDGTKPLNDLYILDTSSHTWKCQSVRGEGPEAREGHSATLVGKRLFVFGGCGKSSDINDEIYYNDLYVLNTETYVWKRAVTIGNPPSARDSHTCSSWKNKIVVIGGEDGHDYYLSDVHILDTDTFMWKELNTSGQLLTPRAGHVTVSLGRNLYVFGGFTDAQNLYDDLYVLDVETGVWSKVLTMGEGPSARFSSAGACLDPHKAGFLVFVGGCNKSLEALDDMFYLHTGLGYDARLDQSVGSMSLKKQLKLKCQEQSHANPLYDNSLVRINMDHQGRGNFGMNTGQFDQGKMMFHARVTETFPVGYSIETMIDGKVLRGVLFSTKQSSVLPTDQSFSRKRPAMSNGDQANTSKVPRTLSNDQIGATEAKDPPSNGVDGGIGLINHLDVNINTVAAAPQLDMGTVNAAPSSVAQTDEASLESRNAVSIDVEATKTGPGET, encoded by the exons ATGAGGTGGGAAAGGGTCCGACAGCAACAAGTGGGTCTGGGTGAGTCGTCGTGTTACGGGGGCCCCGGGAAGAGGTGGGGACACACTTGTAACGCCATTAAAGGAGGCAGCTTTCTCTACGTGTTTGGTGGCTATGGCAAAGATAATTGCCAAACCAATCAAGTCCATGTCTTCGACTCTG CAAAGCAGATATGGACTCAACCAATAATCAGTGGAACACCTCCTCCTCCTAGGGACAGTCACACCTGTACAACAGTCGGCGACAACCTTTTGGTGTTTGGTGGTACTGATGGAACTAAACCTCTCAATGATCTGTACATTCTAGACACTT CTTCACATACTTGGAAGTGTCAGAGTGTTAGGGGAGAGGGACCTGAGGCAAGAGAAGGTCATAGCGCCACTCTCGTTGGGAAAAGGCTTTTTGTATTTGGTGGCTGTGGGAAATCTTCTGATATTAATGACGAAATCTATTACAATGACCTATACGTACTTAATACAG AGACTTATGTGTGGAAACGGGCTGTTACTATTGGGAATCCTCCATCTGCGAGAGATAGCCACACTTGCTCCTCGTGGAAGAACAAAATCGTTGTTATAGGTGGTGAAGATGGACATGACTATTATCTCTCTGATGTTCATATCCTTGATACAG ATACATTCATGTGGAAGGAGCTGAATACCTCAGGCCAGTTGTTGACACCTCGAGCTGGTCATGTTACTGTTTCGCTTGGGAGAAACTTGTATGTGTTTGGAGGGTTTACAGATGCTCAGAATCTTTACGATGATCTCTATGTGCTTGATGTTG AGACGGGTGTGTGGTCAAAGGTTCTCACCATGGGAGAAGGACCATCTGCTAGGTTCTCTTCTGCAGGAGCTTGTTTAGATCCTCATAAAGCCGGATTTCTCGTCTTTGTTGGTGGCTGCAATAAAAGTCTCGAGGCACTGGATGACATGTTCTACTTACACACAG GACTTGGATATGATGCAAGGCTTGATCAGAGTGTAGGCAGCATGTCTCTAAAGAAGCAGCTGAAGCTGAAATGCCAAGAACAAAGTCATGCAAATCCCTTATACGATAACTCTCTTGTCAGAATCAATATGGATCATCAAG GAAGAGGGAACTTCGGTATGAACACTGGCCAATTTGATCAAGGAAAGATGATGTTTCACGCCAGGGTAACCGAGACTTTCCCAGTTGGTTACAGTATAGAAACAATGATAGATGGAAAAGTGCTTCGTGGCGTTTTGTTTTCAACTAAGCAGAGCTCCGTTCTGCCCACTGATCAAAGCTTTAGTAG AAAGAGGCCAGCTATGTCGAATGGTGATCAGGCTAACACATCAAAGGTTCCAAGAACTTTGAGCAATGATCAAATTGGTGCTACTGAAGCCAAAGATCCTCCATCAAACGGTGTGGACGGTGGTATTGGTCTCATCAACCATCTGGATGTTAACATAAACACTGTGGCCGCTGCACCTCAGCTCGATATG GGTACTGTGAATGCAGCTCCATCTTCAGTTGCTCAAACAGATGAAGCTTCTTTAGAATCTAGAAATGCGGTATCGATTGATGTGGAAGCTACTAAGACCGGACCTGGAGAGACATAG